Proteins co-encoded in one Setaria viridis chromosome 9, Setaria_viridis_v4.0, whole genome shotgun sequence genomic window:
- the LOC117840465 gene encoding uncharacterized protein, with translation MGNSLRCCLACVLPCGSFDVIRIVHLSGHIEEYTRPVTAGEVIAAHPNHVLSRPCSQGGARRILIVAPDSELKRGCFYFLVPASSVPEKKRKPQQKKARPQKTAPSAAVADKEVKKDNGDRYLAEVLSEGKASLKRRRSGRSTVWRPHLHSILEEDANDS, from the coding sequence ATGGGCAACAGCCTGCGGTGCTGCCTGGCCTGCGTGCTCCCCTGCGGCTCCTTCGACGTGATCAGGATCGTCCACCTCAGCGGCCACATCGAGGAGTACACCCGCCCGGTCACCGCCGGCGAGGTCATCGCGGCGCACCCCAACCACGTGCTCAGCAGGCCGTGCTCCcagggcggcgcgcggcggatcCTGATCGTCGCGCCGGACTCGGAGCTGAAGCGAGGGTGCTTCTATTTCCTGGTGCCGGCCTCGTCGGtgccggagaagaagaggaagccgCAGCAGAAAAAGGCACGGCCGCAGAAGACCGCGCCGAGCGCTGCTGTTGCTGATAAGGAGGTGAAGAAGGACAATGGCGACAGGTACCTGGCGGAGGTGTTGTCGGAGGGCAAGGCCAGCCTGAAACGCCGCCGGAGCGGCCGTTCCACTGTGTGGCGGCCGCACCTTCACAGCATCCTGGAAGAGGATGCGAATGACTCGTGA